The following proteins come from a genomic window of Sorghum bicolor cultivar BTx623 chromosome 3, Sorghum_bicolor_NCBIv3, whole genome shotgun sequence:
- the LOC110433656 gene encoding ethylene-responsive transcription factor RAP2-1-like, which translates to MAASGTLTSTVALAEARQQQRSGCPATGSTTSIRRDRQKALGWAGVLWGGWAMEIRVPHTRLRLWIGKFRHSLEAALAYDAAMFCFYGEHLPRPRRFNFLGMWHPTIPKHLRIHLTIPTIRAIAADHGRSCAAFLAPLLCRAAPRGLSTQPLMAMVPGSGTDGPGTTAGADEAAFADGHHGDNENMFLSCLCDE; encoded by the coding sequence ATGGCAGCATCAGGCACACTGACCAGCACCGTGGCATTAGCAGAGGCGAGACAGCAGCAACGCAGTGGTTGTCCGGCGACCGGTTCAACAACATCCATTCGTCGTGACCGACAAAAGGCTCTAGGCTGGGCAGGCGTGCTTTGGGGCGGGTGGGCTATGGAGATCCGCGTCCCCCACACTCGATTGAGGCTATGGATCGGCAAATTTCGACATTCCCTTGAGGCAGCCCTGGCCTATGATGCCGCCATGTTCTGCTTCTATGGTGAGCACCTCCCGAGGCCGCGCAGGTTCAACTTCCTAGGCATGTGGCATCCTACTATCCCTAAACACCTTCGCATCCACCTCACCATACCCACCATTAGAGCGATCGCTGCAGACCATGGCCGAAGTTGTGCTGCCTTCCTTGCACCGCTCCTGTGCCGTGCAGCACCAAGAGGACTGTCGACACAACCTCTGATGGCGATGGTGCCAGGTAGTGGTACTGATGGTCCTGGTACCACCGCCGGTGCTGATGAAGCTGCCTTCGCTGATGGCCATCATGGGGACAATGAAAACATGTTTCTTAGCTGCCTCTGTGATGAGTGA